One Chloroflexota bacterium DNA segment encodes these proteins:
- a CDS encoding MFS transporter, with product FLAGIGNSAAVVLAIPIMADLVPKQHMGLATGILAAAGSIAAPFASLVAGGLADVYGPRVIFAVMATMTLVGMLLLPGVQPPPELAAPGAESTRT from the coding sequence TTCCTCGCGGGGATCGGCAATTCGGCCGCGGTCGTCCTTGCTATTCCCATCATGGCGGACCTGGTGCCCAAACAGCACATGGGTCTGGCGACGGGGATCTTAGCGGCCGCCGGATCGATCGCCGCGCCTTTCGCGAGCCTCGTAGCTGGAGGGCTCGCGGACGTCTACGGGCCGCGAGTGATTTTCGCCGTCATGGCGACCATGACGCTCGTCGGCATGCTCCTGCTGCCCGGCGTGCAGCCGCCACCAGAGCTTGCCGCGCCGGGCGCGGAGTCCACGCGCACGTGA